A genomic segment from Streptosporangium roseum DSM 43021 encodes:
- a CDS encoding helix-turn-helix domain-containing protein codes for MPKLLYARPPADAEEERQIRKLAGARHAPADWITRAQMIAFSWQGQRTSAIAARLGCHMQTVRERIERFNAEGLAGLGDRPGAGRKPRLTEIERGCVIALARSAPPGRPVREGAGDLVADDESGPAQWTLDSLTAAARAQGIVIARSQVRRILLTEKVRWRHTRSWSESTDPQFTPKGPKSSASTPTRRPAPR; via the coding sequence ATGCCGAAACTGCTGTACGCGCGTCCGCCGGCGGACGCCGAAGAAGAGCGGCAGATCCGCAAACTGGCCGGGGCCCGCCATGCCCCGGCCGACTGGATCACGCGGGCGCAGATGATCGCCTTCAGCTGGCAGGGGCAGCGCACCAGCGCCATCGCGGCCAGGCTGGGCTGTCACATGCAGACCGTGCGCGAGCGGATCGAGCGCTTCAACGCCGAAGGCCTGGCCGGGCTCGGCGATCGGCCCGGGGCGGGCCGTAAACCCCGGCTCACCGAGATCGAACGCGGGTGTGTCATCGCCCTGGCGCGCTCGGCCCCGCCCGGACGACCGGTTCGCGAAGGGGCTGGCGACCTGGTCGCCGACGACGAGAGCGGTCCCGCGCAGTGGACTCTGGACAGCCTGACCGCCGCCGCCCGCGCGCAGGGCATCGTCATCGCCCGCAGCCAGGTCCGCCGGATCCTACTCACAGAGAAGGTCCGCTGGCGGCACACCCGCTCCTGGAGCGAATCGACCGATCCGCAGTTCACCCCAAAAGGGCCGAAATCATCGGCCTCTACACCCACCCGCCGCCCGGCACCACGGTGA
- a CDS encoding SigE family RNA polymerase sigma factor, which translates to MEFTDFVAARGNALYRYGYVLTGNAEDAADLTQEALMRLGDAWSRIRKKDDPEGYVRTTMARLHISLWRRLRRERLVEAVPEVTYTDDRLDGDVGLWKELEGLPPKQRAVLVLRYYEDLPDQEIAELLGISRGTVRSQAARALDKLRIRITDLETGRV; encoded by the coding sequence GTGGAGTTCACCGATTTCGTCGCCGCGCGGGGGAACGCGCTGTACCGGTACGGCTACGTCCTCACCGGTAACGCCGAGGATGCGGCCGACCTGACCCAGGAGGCGCTGATGCGCTTGGGGGACGCATGGTCCAGGATCCGGAAAAAAGATGATCCAGAGGGGTACGTCCGCACGACCATGGCCCGCCTGCACATCAGTCTCTGGCGGCGGCTGCGCAGGGAACGGCTGGTCGAGGCGGTTCCCGAGGTGACCTACACCGACGATCGCCTCGACGGCGACGTCGGCCTGTGGAAAGAGCTGGAGGGCCTGCCGCCCAAACAGCGGGCGGTGCTGGTCCTGCGCTACTACGAGGACCTGCCGGACCAGGAGATCGCCGAGCTCCTCGGCATCTCGCGCGGCACGGTGCGCAGCCAGGCGGCCCGCGCGCTGGACAAACTCAGGATCCGGATCACCGATCTCGAAACGGGGCGAGTGTGA
- a CDS encoding MaoC family dehydratase — translation MRIFNNVRELKAAVGEHLGYTEWRRITQERVNLFADATDDHQWIHVDVDKAKEGPFGGTIAHGYLSLSLLPSFMTELVRVDGLAMGINYGLNKVRFPAPVPVGALIRAGAELVDVKGTPSGYLSNMRLTIEAEGQKRPVCIAETLSLYVPVPDESS, via the coding sequence ATGAGGATCTTCAACAATGTCAGGGAGCTCAAGGCGGCCGTCGGCGAGCATCTCGGCTACACCGAATGGCGCCGGATCACCCAGGAACGGGTCAACCTGTTCGCCGACGCGACCGACGACCACCAGTGGATCCACGTGGACGTCGACAAGGCGAAGGAAGGACCGTTCGGGGGGACCATCGCCCACGGCTACCTGAGCCTGTCGCTGCTGCCGTCATTCATGACGGAGCTGGTCCGGGTGGACGGCCTGGCCATGGGGATCAACTACGGGCTCAACAAGGTCCGTTTCCCCGCGCCGGTCCCGGTCGGCGCGCTGATCCGGGCGGGGGCGGAGCTCGTCGACGTCAAGGGAACCCCCTCGGGTTACCTGTCGAACATGCGGCTGACCATCGAGGCCGAGGGACAGAAGAGGCCGGTCTGCATCGCCGAGACCCTCTCCCTCTACGTCCCGGTCCCCGACGAGAGCTCCTGA
- a CDS encoding sensor histidine kinase: MRRDDALWAVACFAGGLVLLAAHAYPHRATPAYLLVGPLLVSCLGVAVRRSSPMAALWLGLVAIVADGFLGPSMGTILVFTDNLYAAVRYGPARLGKWMLGITSVFAVVGGTAAWFFSRDLSLLAVAVVQLGLIGVTPVSTGMIIKQLHDRAESERSRAEQVARLAELDRQAAVDSERARMARELHDMIANHFSAIAIQSTAVLSRKDLNAEAVRNVMESIRENSVQGMAEMRTMIGLLRQDGEEAEATRRRVAEVEDLAERAREAGLEVRFRVDGDARDLPASVDLAGYRIVQESLTNALKHGGKVADLVIGYRPGLLTLTVDNPVDGAGRALPGAGAGLIGMRERAVLVGGSIEAGPHDDGWRVRAELPTGEIS; the protein is encoded by the coding sequence ATGAGACGGGACGACGCGCTGTGGGCGGTGGCGTGCTTCGCCGGCGGCCTCGTCCTGCTGGCCGCCCACGCCTACCCGCACCGGGCGACGCCCGCCTACCTGCTCGTCGGACCGCTGCTGGTCAGCTGCCTGGGCGTCGCGGTACGGCGGAGCTCGCCGATGGCCGCCCTCTGGCTGGGCCTCGTGGCCATCGTCGCGGACGGCTTCCTGGGGCCCTCCATGGGCACGATCCTGGTCTTCACCGACAACCTCTACGCGGCCGTCCGGTACGGCCCGGCCAGGCTGGGCAAGTGGATGCTCGGCATCACCTCGGTCTTCGCCGTCGTCGGCGGGACGGCGGCCTGGTTCTTCTCGCGCGATCTGAGCCTTCTCGCCGTAGCCGTCGTTCAGCTCGGCCTCATCGGGGTCACCCCGGTCTCCACTGGGATGATCATAAAGCAGCTCCACGACCGGGCCGAGTCCGAACGGTCCAGGGCCGAGCAGGTCGCGCGGCTGGCGGAGCTGGACCGGCAGGCGGCGGTGGACTCCGAACGGGCCCGGATGGCCAGGGAGCTGCACGACATGATCGCCAACCACTTCAGCGCGATCGCCATCCAGTCCACGGCCGTGCTCTCCCGTAAGGACCTGAACGCGGAGGCCGTACGGAACGTCATGGAGTCCATCCGGGAGAACAGCGTCCAGGGCATGGCCGAGATGCGCACCATGATCGGGCTGCTCCGGCAGGACGGCGAGGAGGCCGAGGCCACCCGGCGGCGGGTGGCCGAGGTGGAGGATCTGGCCGAACGGGCGCGGGAGGCGGGGCTGGAGGTGCGGTTCCGGGTGGACGGCGACGCCCGGGATCTGCCCGCCTCGGTGGACCTCGCCGGATACCGGATCGTCCAGGAGTCGCTGACCAACGCGCTCAAGCACGGCGGCAAGGTCGCCGACCTGGTGATCGGCTACCGGCCCGGCCTGCTCACCCTGACCGTGGACAACCCGGTCGACGGCGCCGGGCGGGCGCTTCCCGGCGCGGGCGCGGGACTCATCGGGATGCGGGAGCGGGCCGTCCTCGTCGGCGGCTCCATCGAGGCCGGACCACACGACGACGGCTGGCGTGTCCGCGCCGAGCTGCCCACCGGGGAGATCTCATGA
- a CDS encoding transposase, whose translation MICADELGPVTPRTFPPAPGWSVGGHRIKDRLEYSRGTDKTWVYGALRIRDGTELTFCAPSRNSDGWIQLLQQIATANRRGPIVVITDNLSSHFSWRVRQWLARHPRIRQVFIPVRACWLNLAEGWWRLLRRAAFAGQTFADATEIAYAVALATAQLNAHAQPWIWGRPSPQPRILRHKFVYLL comes from the coding sequence GTGATCTGCGCCGACGAGCTGGGACCGGTGACCCCGCGCACCTTCCCGCCCGCACCCGGCTGGTCGGTCGGCGGGCATCGGATCAAGGACCGGCTGGAGTATTCACGCGGCACCGACAAGACCTGGGTCTACGGCGCGCTGCGCATCCGCGACGGCACCGAGCTCACCTTCTGCGCGCCCTCGCGCAACAGCGACGGCTGGATCCAGCTGCTTCAGCAGATCGCCACCGCCAACCGGCGTGGCCCGATCGTCGTCATCACCGACAATCTGTCCAGCCATTTCAGCTGGCGGGTCCGGCAATGGCTGGCCCGTCATCCGCGGATCCGCCAGGTGTTCATCCCGGTCAGGGCCTGCTGGCTGAACCTGGCCGAGGGCTGGTGGCGACTACTGCGCCGGGCCGCGTTCGCCGGGCAGACCTTCGCCGACGCCACCGAGATCGCCTACGCGGTCGCCCTCGCCACCGCCCAACTCAACGCCCACGCCCAGCCCTGGATCTGGGGACGGCCATCCCCGCAGCCCCGAATCCTCCGGCATAAGTTCGTCTACCTGCTTTAA
- a CDS encoding response regulator has product MTIRVLVADDHAAVRAGIVLILEGQEDIEVVGQASDGEQAVAMALGLRPDVVLMDIRMPKLDGISATRELSGIADVLILTTFDIDEYIFGALRAGAAGFLLKNTDADALVEAVRVVARGDGLISPSVTRRLISAFGTAVPERRPQEVGGLTPREREVLACIGRGMSNAEISVELDMAEATTKTHVSRLLNKLGLRSRVQAAILAQELSSGTGT; this is encoded by the coding sequence ATGACCATCCGAGTCCTTGTCGCCGACGACCACGCGGCGGTCCGCGCCGGGATCGTCCTCATCCTCGAAGGCCAGGAGGACATCGAGGTCGTCGGCCAGGCCTCGGACGGGGAGCAGGCCGTCGCCATGGCCCTCGGACTGCGGCCCGACGTGGTGCTGATGGACATCCGGATGCCGAAGCTGGACGGGATCTCCGCGACGCGCGAGCTGAGCGGGATCGCCGACGTCCTGATCCTGACCACGTTCGACATCGACGAATACATCTTCGGGGCGCTGCGGGCGGGGGCCGCCGGGTTCCTGCTCAAGAACACCGACGCCGACGCGCTGGTGGAGGCCGTTCGGGTGGTGGCCCGGGGGGACGGGCTCATCTCACCGTCGGTCACCCGGCGGCTGATCTCGGCCTTCGGCACGGCCGTCCCGGAGCGCAGGCCGCAGGAGGTCGGCGGCCTGACCCCGCGCGAGCGGGAGGTGCTGGCCTGCATCGGGCGGGGCATGTCGAACGCGGAGATCTCCGTCGAGCTGGACATGGCGGAGGCAACCACGAAGACCCATGTCAGCAGGTTGCTGAACAAGCTGGGTCTCCGCAGCCGCGTCCAGGCGGCGATCCTGGCTCAGGAGCTCTCGTCGGGGACCGGGACGTAG